One stretch of Pontiella desulfatans DNA includes these proteins:
- a CDS encoding 3D domain-containing protein, which translates to MGRRRRRRKPGKWTVILLVGVAVWFVLEGRFYFPKYIRPPGDAEPVVVELDTTSYCHCRKCCSYKWLAFIPYQKTGTFSGRIKKIGVTSSGATVRPGSIAADISIYPYGTIMHVPGYGYGRVEDTGGAIKGRHIDLYRPNHWFARSWGVKKLKVKVWLPPKEDPPQQEAPANVGS; encoded by the coding sequence ATGGGACGCAGGCGCAGACGGCGGAAGCCGGGAAAATGGACGGTCATCCTCCTCGTGGGGGTTGCCGTGTGGTTTGTGCTCGAGGGGCGCTTCTATTTCCCAAAATACATACGCCCGCCCGGGGATGCCGAACCCGTGGTGGTTGAACTGGACACCACGTCGTATTGCCATTGCCGAAAATGCTGCAGCTATAAATGGCTCGCATTCATTCCCTATCAAAAAACGGGGACTTTCAGTGGCCGCATAAAAAAGATCGGCGTTACCTCGTCCGGGGCAACGGTGCGCCCCGGTTCCATTGCCGCCGATATCTCGATCTATCCCTATGGCACCATCATGCACGTTCCCGGCTACGGTTATGGGCGCGTCGAAGACACCGGTGGCGCGATCAAGGGGCGGCATATCGACCTCTACCGCCCGAACCACTGGTTCGCCCGGTCGTGGGGGGTGAAAAAACTCAAGGTCAAGGTTTGGTTGCCGCCCAAGGAAGATCCGCCGCAGCAA
- a CDS encoding hydroxypyruvate isomerase family protein has translation MMNRRTFAATTTTLATVGAAGLATTASAQNPATPFKLMYAPGFRHFVNSAGKDPLDQIQFMYDNGFRGIEDNGMMNKPVELQQRIGDKLAALGMTMGVFVTGFGMNTYMLTSNIMGDKNRGKGVDADPKAVRAELKKMCDQAIETAKRVNAKWTTIVLGADNPNLDYDYQFANVVDNLRYCSELMEPHGLVMVMEPLNYMNHPGVFLKTVPQAYAIAKAVGSPSCKILNDLYHQQIEIGNLINNIDRAWDETAYIQVGDVPGRKEPTTGEINYKNVFKHLYDKGYKGIVGMEHGISRPGAEGEQRLIQAYREVDDFEI, from the coding sequence ATGATGAACCGCAGGACATTCGCAGCAACAACCACCACATTGGCCACCGTTGGAGCGGCCGGGCTGGCGACTACCGCTTCGGCACAAAACCCAGCCACCCCGTTCAAGCTAATGTATGCCCCCGGTTTCCGCCATTTTGTGAATAGTGCGGGGAAGGATCCGCTCGACCAGATCCAGTTCATGTACGACAACGGCTTCCGGGGCATCGAAGACAACGGCATGATGAACAAGCCGGTCGAGCTCCAGCAGAGGATCGGCGACAAGCTGGCCGCGCTCGGCATGACCATGGGCGTTTTCGTGACGGGCTTCGGCATGAACACCTACATGCTCACCTCCAACATTATGGGCGATAAGAACCGTGGCAAGGGAGTGGATGCCGATCCCAAGGCCGTCCGCGCCGAGTTGAAAAAAATGTGCGACCAAGCCATCGAAACCGCCAAGCGCGTCAACGCCAAGTGGACCACCATCGTGCTGGGCGCCGACAATCCGAACCTCGACTACGACTACCAGTTCGCCAATGTGGTCGACAACCTCAGATACTGCTCCGAGCTGATGGAACCCCACGGACTCGTGATGGTGATGGAACCGCTCAACTACATGAACCATCCCGGCGTCTTCCTGAAGACCGTCCCCCAGGCCTACGCCATCGCCAAGGCCGTCGGCAGCCCATCGTGCAAGATCCTCAACGACCTCTACCACCAGCAGATCGAGATCGGCAACCTGATCAACAACATCGACCGCGCGTGGGACGAGACCGCCTACATCCAGGTGGGCGATGTTCCGGGCCGCAAGGAACCCACCACCGGCGAGATCAACTACAAGAATGTCTTCAAGCACCTTTACGACAAAGGCTACAAGGGCATTGTCGGCATGGAGCACGGCATCAGCCGCCCGGGCGCCGAAGGCGAGCAGCGCC
- a CDS encoding DoxX family protein, with protein MSLLLIVLKVVASLAFLAAGSAKLAKAKTLVEQFHDFRLPMEIMYFIGILEILGAVTLWFDFLTIWVLSALACLMLGALKSHFFAKHPISRLIPAAALFGLCVWAALLENWLS; from the coding sequence ATGAGTTTACTTCTGATTGTTCTGAAGGTTGTGGCGAGTCTGGCTTTTCTTGCGGCCGGCTCCGCCAAGTTGGCCAAGGCGAAAACCTTGGTTGAGCAGTTCCACGATTTCCGCTTGCCGATGGAGATTATGTATTTCATCGGGATTCTCGAAATATTGGGTGCTGTTACGCTATGGTTCGATTTCCTAACGATCTGGGTCTTGTCGGCGCTCGCCTGCCTGATGCTGGGGGCGTTGAAGAGCCATTTTTTCGCCAAGCATCCTATTTCGAGGCTAATTCCCGCCGCCGCCCTGTTCGGCCTCTGTGTTTGGGCCGCGCTGTTGGAAAACTGGCTGTCTTAG